From a single Crateriforma spongiae genomic region:
- a CDS encoding ZIP family metal transporter: MNTFALLAVYCCLIAFVSLAGGRLTSLIRMTHLRTQLLMSGVGGLMLGIALLHLLPHATEILGSPSRAGTGALLGLTSMFLLIRLFHTHDHGVPAVDDSGESAASDGEGPDHSHGGSGCDHEPVCDHHHRHDHGSKGISWVGLFFGLLLHTLVDGVALSASVIAEADHGAWLGLAGLGTFLAVALHKPLDAFAITSVMNRQRWSVAAQWVANSLFSLACPVGAIAFYFGVSGLVDHPDLLGWGLAVSAGFFIGIALADLLPEVAFHDHDRGKLTLVFLLGIVVAFAVENLPGHSHDHGHSAGHQSAGDTHDHGQHDHSHAGGHSH, encoded by the coding sequence ATGAATACGTTTGCACTGCTTGCCGTCTATTGCTGCCTGATCGCTTTTGTCTCCTTGGCCGGTGGGCGTTTGACGTCGCTGATCCGGATGACGCACCTCCGAACCCAGCTGCTGATGAGCGGCGTGGGCGGATTGATGTTGGGCATCGCTTTGCTGCATCTGCTGCCACACGCCACTGAAATTCTGGGATCGCCCAGCCGTGCCGGCACGGGGGCACTGTTGGGGCTGACGTCGATGTTTCTGTTGATCCGGTTGTTTCACACGCACGACCATGGCGTGCCCGCAGTGGATGATTCAGGGGAATCGGCGGCAAGCGATGGTGAAGGACCCGACCATTCACACGGCGGTTCGGGATGTGATCACGAGCCGGTGTGCGACCATCACCATCGCCACGACCACGGATCGAAAGGCATCAGTTGGGTGGGGTTGTTTTTCGGGCTGTTGCTTCACACGTTGGTCGATGGCGTCGCGCTTTCGGCCAGCGTCATTGCCGAAGCCGATCACGGTGCGTGGCTGGGGTTGGCGGGACTGGGGACGTTCCTGGCCGTTGCCCTGCACAAGCCTTTGGACGCCTTCGCGATCACTTCGGTAATGAATCGCCAGCGTTGGTCGGTCGCCGCACAATGGGTCGCTAATTCGTTGTTTTCCCTGGCGTGTCCTGTCGGGGCGATCGCGTTCTATTTTGGCGTCAGCGGGTTGGTGGACCATCCAGATCTGTTGGGTTGGGGATTGGCCGTAAGCGCAGGATTCTTCATCGGAATCGCCCTGGCCGATCTGCTGCCGGAGGTCGCGTTCCATGATCATGATCGCGGCAAGCTAACTCTGGTGTTTCTGTTGGGAATCGTGGTGGCGTTTGCCGTCGAAAATCTGCCCGGTCATTCCCATGACCATGGTCACTCTGCTGGCCATCAATCGGCGGGAGATACGCACGACCACGGCCAACATGATCACAGCCATGCGGGCGGTCATTCGCACTAG
- a CDS encoding DUF1559 family PulG-like putative transporter, producing MSKRYRDARGFTLVELLVVIAIIGVLVGILLPAVQGAREASRRMSCSNNLKQMALATHNYESAFKVIPAMTGSSDFSVQARILPNIEQAGLSDLINFDQPLLTGPPWMARFNPNQRQAIETVVPTFQCPSDPGDRLFETTYADGADGFSAGLNYMFSYGSGTGTNYDDRFETDGMVWTNSWAGFKHCIDGTSQTVLLAETVLGDQSSRMTEPSPVGPHRRTANWSGSSSNPDGPGFVTGGGLIENPDLETVFPDQISSYSGTRGQSWIRGVPYATAINGYLTPNHRIPDVSLHGRGFYASRSYHPGGSQHAMLDGSVHFITESIDRETYHALFSRNGRESVQWPE from the coding sequence ATGTCAAAGCGGTACCGCGACGCTCGCGGTTTCACCTTGGTCGAATTGCTGGTGGTGATTGCCATCATCGGTGTGCTGGTTGGAATCTTGTTGCCGGCGGTTCAGGGCGCTCGCGAAGCGTCGCGTCGTATGTCGTGTAGCAATAACTTGAAACAGATGGCATTGGCCACGCACAACTATGAAAGTGCGTTCAAGGTCATCCCCGCAATGACGGGATCGAGTGACTTTTCGGTGCAAGCCAGGATTCTGCCCAACATCGAACAGGCCGGCTTGAGCGACCTGATCAACTTCGATCAGCCCTTGTTGACGGGGCCGCCCTGGATGGCCCGTTTCAATCCGAATCAGCGCCAAGCGATCGAAACGGTGGTGCCCACGTTTCAATGCCCGAGTGATCCGGGAGATCGCCTGTTTGAAACCACTTATGCCGACGGCGCCGATGGTTTTTCTGCCGGCCTGAACTACATGTTCAGCTATGGCAGCGGTACGGGGACCAACTACGACGATCGCTTCGAGACCGACGGCATGGTTTGGACCAATTCTTGGGCGGGTTTCAAGCACTGCATTGATGGGACGAGCCAAACCGTCTTGTTGGCGGAAACCGTTTTGGGAGACCAGTCCTCGAGAATGACCGAACCGTCGCCGGTCGGGCCGCATCGACGGACGGCCAACTGGAGCGGTTCAAGCAGCAATCCCGATGGGCCGGGATTCGTCACCGGTGGCGGTTTGATCGAAAACCCAGATCTGGAGACGGTTTTCCCCGACCAGATTTCTTCTTACAGCGGTACTCGTGGCCAGTCGTGGATCCGCGGCGTGCCCTATGCCACGGCCATCAACGGTTACCTGACGCCCAACCACCGCATCCCCGATGTCTCGTTGCACGGTCGCGGCTTTTATGCGTCACGGTCGTATCACCCCGGCGGTTCGCAGCACGCGATGTTGGACGGCAGCGTTCATTTCATCACCGAATCGATTGATCGGGAAACGTATCACGCTTTGTTTTCTCGCAACGGACGGGAGTCGGTGCAGTGGCCGGAATGA
- a CDS encoding outer membrane protein assembly factor BamB family protein, with the protein MKPICDPRRLYRIRLAYGCLLISAVLAKPSHTLLAADTWGSFRAGGASTAASPLPVRWSENQSIAWQQELMGYGQSAPVIYGGRLVVTSVEGSGCETLVVTCLDLRSGETLWMYRHRASATHPSTYMYSRAAPTPVVDANGVYAFFESGDFLGLDWSGQLRWHRNEAEAFGKFGNNHGIGSSPAADDHSLYLLIEHDGPSSLVSISKETGQTQWSVDRPSVKSWASPIVANVDGRHQVVVSSGGSVCGYRTDDGSALWQLDGLDGNTVPSPVASGNRLLIPARLPEFAADGQVKANCCLDLSNISDGSPAVLWRADKAISEYASPVVCGDFAYFINKASVLHCIHVKTGEVAYRKRLSLDCWATPIVAGDLIYFFAKNGQAKVIRSGDTYDEVAVNSLWDPLSPPLPTHYVESTAAQTPHHGHASVGETTDADTNHHAAQQRHGGDKPHDAGARPAGGMLARLMAGDKNDDGILEGDEIPGMFRSMLSRVDDNGDGRLDSDELKAMAKSFAERRADAAASARDPIVYGVAAADGRIAIRTGTRMYVIADEG; encoded by the coding sequence ATGAAACCAATTTGTGATCCACGTCGTCTGTATCGTATTCGACTTGCGTACGGTTGCCTTTTGATTTCGGCTGTGCTGGCCAAACCCTCGCATACCCTGCTGGCAGCCGATACGTGGGGCAGTTTTCGCGCCGGCGGTGCATCCACGGCGGCATCACCGCTGCCCGTCCGATGGTCGGAAAACCAATCCATCGCCTGGCAACAGGAATTGATGGGCTATGGCCAATCGGCGCCAGTGATTTACGGCGGTCGACTGGTGGTCACATCCGTTGAAGGCTCGGGCTGTGAAACGTTGGTGGTCACGTGTTTGGATCTTCGCAGCGGCGAAACCCTTTGGATGTACCGGCATCGAGCATCGGCGACTCATCCGTCGACCTACATGTATTCGCGTGCCGCCCCGACACCGGTCGTTGATGCAAATGGCGTGTACGCGTTCTTTGAATCGGGGGATTTTCTGGGGCTGGACTGGTCAGGCCAACTGCGCTGGCATCGCAATGAGGCCGAAGCGTTTGGCAAGTTTGGCAACAACCACGGCATCGGTTCATCGCCCGCCGCCGATGATCATTCGTTGTATCTATTGATTGAGCATGACGGTCCGTCTTCTCTGGTTTCCATCTCCAAGGAAACCGGGCAAACCCAATGGAGCGTCGATCGTCCGTCGGTCAAGTCGTGGGCGTCGCCGATCGTTGCCAACGTTGATGGGCGCCATCAGGTGGTGGTCAGCAGCGGTGGATCGGTCTGCGGCTATCGCACCGACGATGGCAGTGCGTTGTGGCAGCTTGATGGGCTGGACGGAAACACGGTGCCTTCGCCTGTCGCGTCAGGCAATCGATTATTGATTCCCGCTCGCTTGCCGGAGTTTGCAGCCGACGGACAAGTCAAAGCGAATTGCTGTTTGGACTTGTCAAATATCTCCGATGGAAGCCCCGCGGTGCTTTGGCGTGCAGACAAAGCGATCAGTGAATACGCAAGTCCCGTTGTCTGTGGCGATTTCGCCTACTTCATCAACAAGGCAAGCGTGTTGCACTGCATTCATGTGAAGACCGGCGAAGTCGCCTATCGAAAGCGATTGTCGCTGGACTGTTGGGCCACCCCTATCGTTGCCGGCGATCTGATCTATTTCTTTGCCAAGAATGGTCAAGCCAAAGTGATTCGTAGCGGCGACACCTATGATGAAGTCGCCGTCAATTCACTTTGGGATCCTTTGTCTCCACCACTACCGACCCATTATGTCGAATCGACCGCGGCACAGACGCCGCATCATGGGCATGCATCGGTGGGGGAAACAACGGACGCTGACACGAATCATCACGCCGCCCAACAGCGTCACGGCGGTGACAAGCCACATGATGCTGGTGCGAGACCCGCTGGTGGAATGTTGGCTCGCCTGATGGCTGGCGACAAAAACGATGACGGAATTTTGGAAGGTGACGAAATCCCTGGAATGTTCCGCAGCATGCTGTCGCGTGTCGATGACAACGGCGACGGTCGCCTGGATTCCGACGAACTGAAAGCCATGGCCAAAAGCTTTGCCGAGCGACGTGCCGACGCGGCCGCCTCGGCACGCGATCCAATCGTCTACGGCGTCGCAGCAGCCGACGGTCGAATCGCGATTCGTACCGGCACGCGGATGTACGTCATTGCCGACGAAGGCTAG
- a CDS encoding HoxN/HupN/NixA family nickel/cobalt transporter — protein sequence MHDHAHQLTLGLAFGLGALHALEPGHGKTAMLVYLSGERRSWLHPLVMGLSSAAAHSLSMMGIAAAVHLSHHLITGDHHHDDVAVTSAMQWISAGLVLCVGLWMLAVAFRGKPSKCSCGGHHDDACDTKKGFGSRTSYSMSALLGVAFGLLPCPSAMAAYFTSMSTGTPVAAYAVIGLFAAGIACSITFFGIIVQVFGTRLFSAKSNLSRLPWSYIRAGLILCIGVFYTARLVV from the coding sequence ATGCATGATCACGCTCATCAATTAACCCTGGGCCTGGCGTTCGGCCTGGGGGCTTTGCATGCGTTGGAACCCGGACACGGCAAGACTGCGATGCTGGTCTATTTGTCTGGCGAGCGGCGAAGTTGGCTGCACCCTCTGGTCATGGGCCTATCCAGTGCGGCGGCGCATAGTCTGTCGATGATGGGGATCGCCGCAGCGGTGCACCTTTCCCATCACCTGATCACCGGCGACCATCATCACGACGATGTGGCGGTCACCTCGGCGATGCAGTGGATCAGTGCCGGCCTTGTTTTGTGTGTCGGTCTTTGGATGCTGGCGGTCGCTTTTCGCGGCAAGCCTTCGAAGTGCAGTTGTGGCGGCCATCATGACGATGCTTGTGACACCAAGAAAGGGTTTGGGTCTCGCACCAGTTATTCGATGAGTGCACTTTTGGGCGTCGCATTTGGCCTGCTTCCCTGTCCCTCCGCGATGGCCGCCTATTTCACCAGCATGTCGACTGGAACACCGGTGGCAGCGTACGCCGTCATCGGGCTGTTCGCCGCCGGCATTGCCTGTTCGATCACCTTTTTCGGCATCATCGTGCAGGTGTTTGGAACTCGATTGTTTTCGGCCAAATCAAATTTGTCCCGACTGCCCTGGTCTTACATTCGGGCCGGGCTGATCCTGTGCATCGGCGTCTTTTACACCGCGCGGCTGGTCGTCTGA
- a CDS encoding sulfatase-like hydrolase/transferase — MPAFAFAADRPNILFIAVDDLRPELGCYGNKAITPNIDRLAASGIRFDRAYCNQAVCGASRVSLMTGLYPESTGLRSYHVKDWRKKLAGVTTLNQQLRNHGYLTVGLGKIYHERVGHDAVDGDNWDRWFDLSHETHWVDPENIETHYRNDRAYKQTAKGPKRGPVTESVDVADHAYIDGQRANLAVKLLKQLGRRAAAPAADEVSSADEPTTNAAEKRFASLSAANGMLDAKLLAKDKPFFLAVGFTKPHLPFNAPKKYWDLYQRTNFQMPPNKGIPPGYPSEAAKLNPGEIKHYGDVPTDEAPTQWDTELNQRLLHGYHACVSYTDAHIGRLLDTLDDSGLADNTIVVLWGDHGWKLGDHSSWCKHTNFEVDTRVPLIIRHPGIDLKRGTTTSSLVELIDVYPTLCDLAGVPFPTHLQGRSLVPVLHDPSAEIRDTAYSSYPSSIGKATTIGHSIRTATHRYTQWWKDNNPDSVVASVATDLSADPGETSAVADDDRMQQNLSAQLRSRVMAARKSSRRSATSDDQKSEVGEFSIPDVSPLDEGQLARLRKLVKSDTEAAALAKSVQLHAVPLIGIAPRPIAVIQYEGLVNTDPRRIETVAHLNQMSEIAVLVRYWQATGDEDAAKTLRRLVAAWSETYEPTGNDVNENKFYPLLVAYHALRESFGESQRQRVDAWVQRIGQLHEKHVATSDHLTNRYSKSVRLLAMAGQILDRDDWIDSAKEGVKRFVRKSLYADGSSRDLNHRDSLTYHGSSLKPPMELAMLAGAEGVALYSWTSPAGGSLKKSVDFLVPYAMGEKTHAEWVHTKVDLDRRRAAAGIEKYRTGRLYEPTDALGVMEYASYFDPDLIRVVRHLVNGPAMDDGAAADRFPTWRTLVNAAASHQANEQ; from the coding sequence TTGCCCGCCTTCGCTTTCGCAGCGGACAGGCCCAATATTCTGTTTATCGCGGTCGATGACCTGCGCCCGGAACTTGGGTGCTATGGAAACAAAGCGATCACGCCGAATATCGATCGACTGGCAGCCAGCGGGATACGTTTCGATCGCGCGTACTGTAACCAAGCGGTTTGCGGGGCTTCGCGTGTTTCATTGATGACCGGTTTGTATCCCGAATCGACCGGTCTGCGGAGCTATCACGTCAAAGACTGGCGGAAAAAGCTGGCCGGCGTAACGACGCTCAACCAGCAACTCCGGAACCACGGCTACCTGACAGTCGGCCTTGGAAAAATCTATCACGAGCGAGTCGGGCATGACGCGGTTGATGGCGACAACTGGGATCGCTGGTTTGATCTTTCGCACGAGACTCACTGGGTCGATCCAGAGAACATTGAGACGCATTACCGCAACGACCGTGCATACAAGCAAACGGCGAAGGGGCCCAAGCGAGGCCCAGTCACCGAGTCGGTCGACGTCGCGGACCATGCGTATATCGACGGACAACGAGCCAACCTTGCTGTGAAACTATTGAAGCAACTTGGTCGCCGAGCGGCGGCACCGGCAGCGGACGAGGTTTCGAGTGCTGACGAACCGACAACGAATGCCGCCGAGAAAAGATTCGCATCCTTATCCGCGGCCAATGGGATGCTTGATGCGAAGTTGCTGGCCAAAGACAAGCCTTTCTTTTTGGCCGTCGGGTTCACCAAACCGCACCTTCCGTTCAACGCGCCGAAAAAGTACTGGGATCTGTATCAGCGAACCAATTTTCAGATGCCGCCAAACAAAGGAATTCCGCCCGGATACCCCAGCGAGGCAGCCAAACTGAATCCTGGAGAGATCAAGCACTATGGTGACGTCCCAACCGATGAAGCTCCAACCCAATGGGACACGGAACTGAACCAGCGACTGCTGCACGGCTATCACGCCTGTGTTTCCTACACCGACGCGCACATCGGACGGCTGCTGGACACGTTGGACGATAGTGGACTTGCCGACAACACCATTGTCGTTCTTTGGGGAGACCATGGCTGGAAGCTGGGAGATCATTCATCGTGGTGCAAGCACACCAATTTTGAAGTCGATACACGAGTGCCGCTTATCATTCGCCATCCCGGAATCGACCTGAAACGGGGAACGACAACTTCCTCGCTGGTCGAATTGATTGATGTCTATCCGACTCTTTGCGACCTGGCCGGTGTCCCTTTTCCCACGCACTTGCAAGGACGCTCGCTTGTGCCCGTTCTTCATGACCCGTCCGCCGAAATCCGCGACACTGCCTATTCGTCCTATCCGTCCAGCATAGGCAAGGCCACGACGATCGGGCACTCGATCCGTACCGCGACGCATCGGTACACGCAGTGGTGGAAAGACAACAACCCAGATTCCGTTGTGGCTTCGGTTGCGACGGATCTGTCCGCCGATCCGGGTGAAACATCCGCGGTTGCCGATGACGACAGGATGCAGCAGAACTTATCTGCACAGCTTCGGTCGCGCGTCATGGCGGCACGCAAGTCTTCACGACGGTCGGCCACCTCCGACGACCAAAAGTCAGAGGTTGGAGAGTTTTCGATTCCTGATGTGAGTCCGCTGGACGAAGGGCAACTGGCCAGACTTCGGAAACTGGTGAAGTCGGATACGGAAGCTGCCGCGTTGGCAAAGTCAGTTCAACTGCATGCGGTTCCATTGATCGGAATCGCCCCGCGACCGATCGCGGTGATTCAGTACGAAGGTCTAGTCAATACCGACCCGAGGCGGATCGAAACCGTTGCCCATTTGAACCAGATGAGCGAGATCGCGGTGTTGGTGCGATACTGGCAAGCGACTGGCGACGAGGATGCCGCGAAGACACTGCGGCGTTTGGTTGCTGCCTGGTCCGAGACTTACGAACCGACCGGCAACGATGTCAACGAGAACAAGTTCTATCCGTTGTTGGTGGCATATCATGCACTTCGGGAATCGTTTGGCGAATCGCAGCGTCAGCGTGTCGACGCCTGGGTGCAGCGAATTGGACAGCTTCACGAAAAGCATGTCGCGACATCCGACCATTTGACCAATCGATATTCAAAGAGTGTTCGACTGTTGGCCATGGCCGGACAGATTCTTGATCGCGACGATTGGATCGATTCCGCCAAAGAAGGCGTGAAGCGATTTGTGCGAAAGAGCCTTTATGCGGACGGCAGCAGTCGTGACCTGAATCATCGTGACAGCTTGACCTACCACGGCAGTTCGCTGAAACCGCCGATGGAACTGGCAATGCTGGCGGGAGCCGAGGGAGTCGCGTTGTACTCGTGGACTTCGCCGGCAGGTGGATCACTCAAGAAGTCGGTGGACTTTCTGGTTCCTTATGCGATGGGCGAAAAAACTCACGCCGAATGGGTCCATACAAAAGTCGATCTCGATCGTCGCCGTGCTGCTGCGGGGATTGAAAAGTACCGGACCGGCCGACTGTATGAACCGACCGATGCATTGGGAGTGATGGAGTACGCCAGCTATTTCGATCCTGATTTGATCCGGGTTGTACGGCACTTGGTCAATGGCCCGGCGATGGACGACGGCGCCGCAGCGGATCGGTTTCCAACCTGGCGGACGCTTGTCAATGCTGCGGCATCCCATCAGGCAAACGAGCAATGA
- a CDS encoding anthranilate synthase component I family protein, with product MNRRSERDDVDDGLPVVRRLPERFDTANLFSRFSRLPGCVWFDSATASLDQSPADSPLDRYSFLAAAPVAWLRLNLQIAPPASASDPPGDLPSGQPLQGHLDWSQLQHWVDQLPAGNLQHDDGIRLPPFQGGIATIIGYEAGASLEPVGVSPHDDLPTSALTAGLYDVVIATDHHTNQNWLFSQGFLDGTATRSREQAVCRADQFQRWLETDDHDLAQKIANASPVQQIVCEASVSKSADRPGVDRSPRRQPTSGASGSPVYSASKNGIDLTSNFDRQGFMTSVAQIVDRICRGDSFQVNLAQRLTSPAVCDSPRLYEKLRQANPATFAGYFDAGDFQVLSSSPEGFLQVRDRLVSTRPIKGTRPRGRSTDEDQTIGNALRHSEKDRAENIMIVDLMRNDLSRVCQDDSVVVDTLCGLEKYQYVQHLVSVVRGRLKPSHGLVDLIRCCFPGGSVTGAPKIEAMRTIAELEPHRRGPYCGSMGYISSQIDADFNILIRTVTATAGTWLLPVGGGMTARSDPAAEWDETWSKAEGMLQAFRNLDAT from the coding sequence TTGAATCGACGTTCTGAACGTGACGACGTCGACGATGGATTGCCGGTCGTCCGGCGATTGCCCGAGCGATTCGATACCGCGAACCTCTTTTCCCGCTTCAGCCGGCTACCTGGTTGCGTTTGGTTCGACTCAGCGACCGCGTCGCTAGATCAATCTCCCGCCGACAGTCCTCTGGACCGATATTCCTTCTTGGCCGCCGCGCCGGTCGCTTGGCTGCGACTGAATCTCCAGATCGCTCCGCCCGCATCGGCAAGCGACCCGCCCGGTGATCTTCCTTCGGGTCAACCCCTGCAAGGTCACTTAGACTGGTCGCAACTGCAACACTGGGTCGACCAATTGCCTGCTGGGAACCTGCAACACGACGACGGCATCCGCTTGCCGCCGTTTCAAGGCGGTATCGCCACGATCATCGGCTACGAAGCGGGCGCATCGCTGGAACCCGTCGGCGTCAGCCCGCATGATGACCTGCCGACATCCGCCCTGACCGCCGGCCTGTACGACGTCGTCATCGCAACCGACCACCACACCAATCAAAACTGGTTGTTCAGTCAAGGATTTCTCGACGGCACCGCGACACGATCCCGAGAACAAGCCGTCTGCCGGGCGGATCAATTCCAGCGTTGGCTGGAAACCGACGACCACGACTTGGCCCAAAAGATTGCCAATGCCTCTCCGGTGCAACAAATTGTTTGCGAGGCATCTGTATCAAAGTCTGCCGATCGCCCGGGTGTCGACCGATCACCGAGACGACAGCCCACCAGTGGCGCATCAGGGTCTCCTGTGTATTCCGCTTCCAAAAACGGAATCGACCTGACAAGCAATTTCGATCGTCAAGGCTTCATGACCAGCGTCGCTCAGATCGTCGACCGGATCTGCCGTGGCGATTCGTTCCAGGTCAATCTGGCCCAGCGTTTGACGTCGCCCGCGGTTTGCGATAGTCCACGTTTGTATGAAAAACTGCGACAAGCCAACCCGGCCACCTTTGCCGGTTACTTTGACGCCGGCGATTTTCAGGTCCTCAGTTCATCGCCTGAAGGCTTCCTGCAAGTCCGCGACCGTCTGGTCAGCACCCGGCCGATCAAGGGGACGCGTCCCCGGGGCCGGAGCACCGATGAAGACCAGACGATCGGAAATGCGTTGCGTCACAGCGAAAAGGACCGGGCCGAAAACATCATGATCGTCGATCTGATGCGGAATGATCTGTCGCGCGTCTGCCAAGACGACTCGGTCGTGGTCGACACGTTGTGCGGTTTGGAAAAGTACCAATACGTTCAACACCTGGTGTCGGTGGTTCGCGGTCGCTTGAAACCCTCGCACGGTCTTGTCGACCTGATCCGGTGTTGTTTTCCCGGCGGGTCGGTGACCGGGGCGCCCAAGATCGAAGCGATGCGGACGATCGCCGAACTGGAACCCCATCGCCGCGGCCCCTACTGTGGATCGATGGGCTACATCAGTTCGCAGATCGACGCCGATTTCAACATTCTGATTCGTACCGTCACGGCCACCGCGGGGACTTGGCTGTTGCCCGTCGGTGGCGGGATGACGGCACGCAGCGATCCCGCGGCCGAGTGGGACGAAACCTGGTCCAAGGCCGAGGGCATGCTGCAGGCGTTCCGTAACCTCGACGCGACCTGA
- the mqnE gene encoding aminofutalosine synthase MqnE yields MNKTDRDARFRQIRDKVESGQRLSMDDGIFLYDPEVPLQDVGQLANLVRERKNGNVAYYNINTHLNPTNVCVYRCRFCAFRSDLRDPKGYAMSDEQILQRGREATENGCTEMHIVGGLHHQKPYEWYRDLIALLKDNFPKIHLKAWTAVEINWFEFQTKKSKQWVLDDMRSAGLGSMPGGGAEIFHPEVRDQLCEHKANTHEWLQIHQAAHELGIRTNCTMLYGHVEQAYHRIDHLMRLRELQDITGGFQVFIPLAFHPDNTKLDNLKKPSALMDLRTVAISRLMLDNVQHIKAYWIMLGIPTAQTALAYGADDIDGTVRHELIYHDAGATTPQCLSVDDIRGLITEAGREPVERDTVYHRVHRSETDFRDWHSGQPVDDAVAVS; encoded by the coding sequence ATGAACAAGACCGACCGCGACGCACGCTTTCGCCAAATTCGCGACAAAGTCGAATCCGGCCAACGTCTTTCGATGGACGATGGAATCTTTCTGTACGACCCGGAGGTCCCGCTACAAGACGTCGGTCAACTGGCCAATCTGGTCCGCGAACGAAAAAACGGCAACGTCGCCTACTACAACATCAACACGCATTTGAACCCGACCAATGTGTGCGTGTACCGCTGTCGCTTTTGTGCGTTCCGTAGTGACCTGCGTGATCCCAAGGGTTACGCGATGTCCGATGAACAGATCCTGCAACGTGGCCGTGAAGCCACCGAAAACGGCTGCACCGAAATGCACATCGTCGGCGGTCTGCATCACCAGAAACCCTACGAGTGGTACCGCGATCTGATCGCATTGCTGAAAGACAATTTTCCAAAAATCCACCTGAAGGCGTGGACAGCGGTCGAAATCAACTGGTTCGAATTTCAAACCAAGAAGTCCAAGCAATGGGTCCTGGACGACATGCGTTCGGCCGGTCTTGGCAGCATGCCCGGCGGCGGCGCGGAAATCTTTCACCCGGAAGTCCGTGACCAACTGTGCGAACACAAAGCCAACACGCATGAATGGTTACAGATCCACCAAGCCGCTCACGAACTAGGCATCCGTACCAACTGCACAATGCTGTACGGTCACGTCGAACAGGCGTACCACCGTATCGACCACCTGATGCGATTGCGTGAATTGCAAGACATCACCGGCGGCTTCCAGGTCTTCATCCCTTTGGCGTTCCATCCGGACAACACCAAACTGGACAACTTGAAGAAGCCGTCCGCGCTGATGGATCTGCGGACCGTGGCGATCAGCCGGCTGATGCTAGACAACGTTCAACACATCAAAGCTTACTGGATCATGTTGGGTATCCCGACGGCGCAAACGGCATTGGCCTATGGTGCCGACGATATCGATGGGACCGTTCGGCACGAACTGATTTACCACGACGCCGGTGCGACCACGCCTCAGTGCCTGTCGGTGGACGACATTCGCGGGCTGATCACCGAAGCCGGACGCGAACCGGTCGAGCGCGACACCGTCTATCATCGCGTGCACCGCAGTGAAACGGATTTCCGCGATTGGCACAGTGGTCAACCCGTCGATGATGCCGTCGCGGTGTCGTAG
- a CDS encoding 4-hydroxybenzoate octaprenyltransferase: protein MNHLDASPIDPSTAPKSTGRRGGISDWLGLIRFSHTIFALPFAALATVMALSTPLPSGDWPSLRLRDIVGILLCMVTARSAAMAFNRWADRKLDADNPRTAGRHLPAGIFSPAQVAWFTALCVLGFIASTLLFWPNWVPLAGSVPVIIFLCGYSLAKRFTSAAHLWLGIALSLSPVCAWVAIRGPISVTQPIDLVSPLVLALAVAAWVTGFDIVYACQDADFDRRSGLHSIPARFGVTGAFRIAAAFHMVMLVALFALPFVAASTPLGWTFLAGMALVVMLVVRQHTLVNPDDLRRINEAFFQTNAMISLLILVVGVVDCLT, encoded by the coding sequence ATGAACCATCTTGATGCGTCCCCGATCGATCCTTCCACCGCGCCCAAATCCACCGGCCGACGCGGCGGGATCAGCGATTGGCTGGGCTTGATCCGATTCAGCCACACGATCTTTGCGTTACCCTTCGCCGCCCTGGCAACCGTGATGGCTCTGTCGACTCCGTTGCCCAGTGGCGATTGGCCCAGTTTGCGGCTTCGCGACATCGTCGGCATTTTGCTTTGCATGGTGACCGCACGCAGTGCTGCGATGGCCTTCAACCGTTGGGCCGACCGCAAACTGGACGCGGACAACCCGCGGACCGCCGGCCGTCATCTGCCCGCCGGCATCTTTTCACCCGCTCAAGTTGCCTGGTTTACCGCGCTGTGCGTTCTGGGGTTCATCGCATCGACGTTGTTGTTTTGGCCCAACTGGGTTCCGTTGGCCGGATCGGTACCGGTGATCATTTTTTTGTGCGGATACAGCCTAGCCAAGCGTTTCACTTCGGCAGCGCACCTGTGGCTGGGAATCGCCCTGTCGCTGTCGCCGGTCTGTGCATGGGTCGCCATCCGCGGGCCCATTTCGGTCACTCAGCCGATCGACTTGGTGTCGCCACTGGTACTGGCACTGGCCGTCGCCGCCTGGGTCACCGGATTCGACATCGTGTACGCTTGCCAGGATGCCGATTTCGACCGTCGAAGCGGGCTGCACAGCATCCCCGCCCGCTTCGGCGTGACCGGCGCGTTCCGGATCGCCGCTGCATTCCACATGGTGATGCTGGTGGCGCTGTTTGCCCTGCCGTTTGTGGCCGCATCGACCCCGCTGGGGTGGACTTTCCTGGCGGGCATGGCCTTGGTCGTCATGCTGGTCGTTCGCCAGCACACCCTGGTGAACCCCGACGATTTGCGCAGAATCAACGAGGCCTTTTTCCAAACCAACGCCATGATTAGTCTGCTGATCCTGGTCGTCGGCGTCGTCGATTGCCTGACGTAA